The Haloplanus natans DSM 17983 genome has a segment encoding these proteins:
- a CDS encoding winged helix-turn-helix transcriptional regulator, whose amino-acid sequence MSDPDLELASRREIYQRIADTPGIHFRARLDGLEYAQGTLQYQLRWLADEDLIDVSDDGKYTRYYPAAEFDEADRTVMNALRREYSRRILAHLLTDAPLSTTELSDRLDKAQSTVSWHLSKLAEADLVTKERDGRSVVYEVSDPDRVKYLYTVHRRSFTDKVVDRILGLWDSY is encoded by the coding sequence ATGTCGGACCCGGATCTCGAATTGGCCTCTCGGCGGGAAATCTACCAGCGGATAGCCGATACGCCCGGAATTCACTTTCGCGCGCGCCTCGACGGTCTTGAGTACGCACAAGGGACACTCCAGTACCAGCTCAGGTGGCTCGCCGATGAAGACCTGATCGACGTCTCGGACGACGGCAAGTACACACGGTACTATCCGGCTGCCGAGTTCGACGAAGCCGATCGAACAGTAATGAACGCGCTGCGCCGGGAATACAGTCGCCGCATCCTCGCACATCTTCTCACAGACGCCCCGCTCTCGACAACCGAACTCAGCGACCGCCTCGACAAGGCGCAATCGACCGTCTCGTGGCATCTTTCGAAACTCGCCGAGGCCGACCTCGTCACCAAAGAGCGTGACGGCCGGAGTGTCGTCTACGAAGTCAGCGATCCTGATCGGGTAAAATACCTCTACACGGTTCACCGGCGCTCGTTCACAGACAAAGTCGTTGACCGTATCTTGGGCCTTTGGGACAGCTACTAG
- a CDS encoding thrombospondin type 3 repeat-containing protein, with translation MSWTHKQRITVVAMVVLVVAVPALWQIGDVRAAQATEQKQSDLVDQTVSTRQAPADYDGDGINDSADTCPTRPETKNGFQDADGCPDVVETTGAS, from the coding sequence ATGTCTTGGACACATAAGCAACGAATCACCGTCGTGGCGATGGTCGTCTTAGTGGTGGCTGTCCCTGCTCTTTGGCAGATCGGAGACGTGCGTGCCGCCCAAGCGACCGAACAAAAACAAAGCGACCTCGTCGACCAGACCGTTTCAACGCGACAGGCCCCAGCCGATTACGATGGTGATGGTATCAACGACTCCGCGGATACGTGTCCGACACGACCGGAAACGAAAAACGGGTTCCAGGACGCGGACGGCTGTCCCGATGTCGTCGAAACGACGGGGGCATCGTGA
- a CDS encoding FAD:protein FMN transferase, which yields MMGSLASVYERFGDTYREFECCDTAFRIQATGIRAQAGATAARKTAESLESQLNAFDAASAVSQLNREGEVRNEHVAQIVRRGFEYNDRTDGVFDIHQGRVEHDLKTFLRGDSETLRTEFDTGTVQTSGSHITTDVELDLNGLAKGYIVDRASEALGGVGRRGFVSGGGDMSPPTGPVAIESPYGDDTPLKVLDTDWYVATSGGYRRSRNGTDHVYDPTTESLGSRHESVTVVARRDCMEADALATTLAALPLAKARELASDWEGLEALIIHDGVFHTTDGFETHVLDT from the coding sequence ATGATGGGATCGCTCGCATCGGTCTACGAACGGTTTGGGGACACCTACCGCGAGTTCGAGTGTTGTGACACGGCGTTTCGGATTCAGGCGACGGGCATTCGGGCCCAGGCTGGGGCAACTGCGGCCCGAAAAACGGCTGAATCACTCGAATCCCAGCTGAACGCCTTCGATGCGGCGAGTGCCGTCAGCCAGCTCAACCGTGAAGGAGAAGTCAGGAACGAACACGTTGCCCAAATCGTTCGCCGTGGATTCGAATACAACGACCGGACCGACGGGGTGTTCGATATTCATCAGGGCCGCGTCGAACACGATCTCAAAACGTTCCTGCGTGGTGATAGTGAGACACTACGAACAGAGTTCGATACCGGAACTGTCCAAACCAGCGGATCTCACATCACGACCGACGTCGAACTCGACCTGAATGGCCTCGCCAAAGGGTACATCGTTGATCGGGCCAGCGAGGCACTCGGCGGCGTCGGCCGACGTGGGTTCGTCAGTGGTGGCGGTGACATGTCCCCACCGACGGGACCGGTCGCCATCGAGAGCCCGTACGGTGACGACACACCGCTGAAGGTCCTCGACACGGACTGGTACGTCGCAACATCCGGCGGATACCGACGGTCGCGAAACGGCACTGACCACGTCTACGATCCGACCACCGAATCGCTCGGCTCTCGCCATGAATCGGTCACCGTCGTGGCACGCCGAGACTGTATGGAAGCCGACGCCCTGGCGACGACCCTCGCGGCACTCCCGCTTGCCAAGGCACGCGAATTAGCATCGGACTGGGAGGGTCTAGAGGCGCTCATCATCCACGATGGCGTCTTCCATACGACAGATGGCTTTGAGACACATGTCTTGGACACATAA